A genomic segment from Triticum dicoccoides isolate Atlit2015 ecotype Zavitan chromosome 1A, WEW_v2.0, whole genome shotgun sequence encodes:
- the LOC119280497 gene encoding carboxymethylenebutenolidase homolog isoform X1 → MAATAAAAAVRPSLPITPPRRERSAACCSLAPATSARSTRLPPSSVIPLQRWRCTVVTHARSRRLQGPRCSQAEVASSTVDDDEACELVRGTDVVIGQGDDESVRAYLLEAVKNNNGTCVLFLSDVFGFEDSATRDFAYRIACHGYNVLVPDLFRGNPWKKSLPMDGFQAWLAGQAPERVAGDIDTCRKWLVDDFLAAAPSKKLGVVGFCYGGGRLVETLARDADAACFRAGVCFYGSRMDASLGARIAAPVLFVCGDGDPLCPVETVRELERSARGAKAAVYAGRGHGFAHRPESLEDDGDAEDAFAMMKSWFHDHLLA, encoded by the exons atggcggccacggcggccgcaGCCGCAGTGCGCCCGTCTCTCCCCATCACGCCTCCGCGGCGCGAGCGCAGCGCCGCCTGCTGCTCGCTTGCGCCGGCGACCAGCGCGCGGTCCACACGCTTGCCGCCGTCCTCTGTAA TTCCTTTGCAGAGATGGCGCTGCACCGTCGTCACCCATGCCCGGAGCCGCCGGCTCCAGGGGCCGCGCTGCAGCCAGGCCGAAGTGGCGAGCAGCaccgtggacgacgacgaggcgtgCGAGCTGGTGAGGGGCACGGACGTCGTCATCGGGCAGGGCGACGACGAGAGCGTCCGCGCCTACCTCCTCGAGGCCGTCAAGAACAACAACGGCACCTGCGTCCTCTTCCTCTCCGACGTCTTCGGCTTCGAGGACTCCGCCACCCGGGACTTCGCCTATCGCATCGCATGCCACGGCTACAA CGTTCTGGTGCCGGACTTGTTCCGCGGGAACCCGTGGAAGAAGAGCCTGCCGATGGACGGGTTCCAGGCGTGGCTCGCCGGGCAGGCCCCGGAGAGGGTGGCCGGCGACATCGACACGTGCAGGAAATGGCTGGTTGACGACTTCCTGGCGGCCGCGCCGTCCAAGAAGCTGGGCGTGGTCGGGTTCTGCTACGGGGGCGGCCGCCTCGTGGAGACGCTGGCGCGCGACGCCGATGCCGCCTGCTTCAGAGCGGGCGTCTGCTTCTACGGGTCCCGGATGGACGCGTCGCTCGGGGCACGGATCGCGGCGCCGGTGCTGTTCGTGTGCGGCGACGGCGACCCGCTGTGCCCCGTGGAGACGGTGCGGGAGCTGGAGAGGAGCGCGAGGGGCGCCAAGGCGGCCGTGTACGCCGGCAGGGGCCACGGGTTCGCGCAccggccggagtcgctggaggacgacggcgacgccGAGGACGCGTTCGCGATGATGAAGAGCTGGTTCCACGACCACCTGCTTGCTTGA
- the LOC119280497 gene encoding carboxymethylenebutenolidase homolog isoform X2, whose amino-acid sequence MAATAAAAAVRPSLPITPPRRERSAACCSLAPATSARSTRLPPSSRWRCTVVTHARSRRLQGPRCSQAEVASSTVDDDEACELVRGTDVVIGQGDDESVRAYLLEAVKNNNGTCVLFLSDVFGFEDSATRDFAYRIACHGYNVLVPDLFRGNPWKKSLPMDGFQAWLAGQAPERVAGDIDTCRKWLVDDFLAAAPSKKLGVVGFCYGGGRLVETLARDADAACFRAGVCFYGSRMDASLGARIAAPVLFVCGDGDPLCPVETVRELERSARGAKAAVYAGRGHGFAHRPESLEDDGDAEDAFAMMKSWFHDHLLA is encoded by the exons atggcggccacggcggccgcaGCCGCAGTGCGCCCGTCTCTCCCCATCACGCCTCCGCGGCGCGAGCGCAGCGCCGCCTGCTGCTCGCTTGCGCCGGCGACCAGCGCGCGGTCCACACGCTTGCCGCCGTCCTCT AGATGGCGCTGCACCGTCGTCACCCATGCCCGGAGCCGCCGGCTCCAGGGGCCGCGCTGCAGCCAGGCCGAAGTGGCGAGCAGCaccgtggacgacgacgaggcgtgCGAGCTGGTGAGGGGCACGGACGTCGTCATCGGGCAGGGCGACGACGAGAGCGTCCGCGCCTACCTCCTCGAGGCCGTCAAGAACAACAACGGCACCTGCGTCCTCTTCCTCTCCGACGTCTTCGGCTTCGAGGACTCCGCCACCCGGGACTTCGCCTATCGCATCGCATGCCACGGCTACAA CGTTCTGGTGCCGGACTTGTTCCGCGGGAACCCGTGGAAGAAGAGCCTGCCGATGGACGGGTTCCAGGCGTGGCTCGCCGGGCAGGCCCCGGAGAGGGTGGCCGGCGACATCGACACGTGCAGGAAATGGCTGGTTGACGACTTCCTGGCGGCCGCGCCGTCCAAGAAGCTGGGCGTGGTCGGGTTCTGCTACGGGGGCGGCCGCCTCGTGGAGACGCTGGCGCGCGACGCCGATGCCGCCTGCTTCAGAGCGGGCGTCTGCTTCTACGGGTCCCGGATGGACGCGTCGCTCGGGGCACGGATCGCGGCGCCGGTGCTGTTCGTGTGCGGCGACGGCGACCCGCTGTGCCCCGTGGAGACGGTGCGGGAGCTGGAGAGGAGCGCGAGGGGCGCCAAGGCGGCCGTGTACGCCGGCAGGGGCCACGGGTTCGCGCAccggccggagtcgctggaggacgacggcgacgccGAGGACGCGTTCGCGATGATGAAGAGCTGGTTCCACGACCACCTGCTTGCTTGA